In Gordonia phthalatica, one genomic interval encodes:
- a CDS encoding DUF6112 family protein, with the protein MDVFPDFDGLAGISDLREVVGALLMFALVIAVLMLIVSAIIWAVSSSTGNYAAAAKGRVGVLVCLGGAVLAGAGVAWMNWLIGIGQQL; encoded by the coding sequence ATGGATGTGTTTCCCGACTTCGACGGGCTGGCCGGGATCAGCGACCTACGGGAGGTCGTGGGTGCGTTGCTGATGTTCGCGCTGGTGATCGCGGTGTTGATGCTGATCGTCTCGGCGATCATCTGGGCGGTCTCATCCAGCACCGGCAACTATGCCGCCGCCGCCAAGGGCCGTGTCGGGGTGCTGGTCTGTCTCGGTGGTGCAGTGCTGGCTGGGGCCGGTGTCGCCTGGATGAACTGGCTGATCGGCATCGGTCAACAACTCTGA
- a CDS encoding single-stranded DNA-binding protein — protein MGIKNGTIIVGHIAGDPKLTYSEKTGTPRFYARIGVDHWRREEDGTFTKTDRTFHDLALRYKAAEAAMDLFKKGDDIIATGRFETFTDTTGAEREEFRADTLAPNPVSTRLNIDREPRNGPDRETPGVDRAQAFERPQQPAQTREPAALGH, from the coding sequence ATGGGCATCAAGAACGGCACGATCATCGTCGGTCACATCGCCGGAGACCCGAAGCTGACCTACAGCGAGAAGACCGGCACACCCAGGTTCTACGCACGCATCGGCGTCGACCACTGGCGACGCGAGGAGGACGGCACCTTCACCAAGACCGACCGCACCTTCCACGACCTCGCGCTGCGATACAAGGCCGCCGAAGCAGCGATGGATCTATTCAAGAAGGGCGACGACATCATCGCCACCGGACGGTTCGAGACCTTCACCGACACCACCGGCGCCGAACGCGAAGAGTTCCGCGCCGACACCCTCGCACCCAACCCGGTCTCCACTCGCCTGAACATCGACCGCGAACCACGCAACGGCCCTGACCGTGAAACCCCAGGGGTGGACCGCGCTCAGGCGTTCGAGCGTCCCCAGCAGCCCGCGCAGACACGCGAGCCCGCGGCGCTGGGCCACTGA
- a CDS encoding conjugal transfer protein TrbL has translation MGVCDIPVISSVCDVAGEAAATLISAPFDWLASAMGAAAGWMFEAVWTVFDTTTMVDVTSSEYVAVYNLIFGIAVFVMLLFFCLQLITGMVRREPAALSRAALGLAKSVLGSFVVITLVALLLEITDQLAIGIIQAGGETTETMGDKIAILVAGLTALNIGAPGVGAILTIFLAALAIAAAAIVWLSLLVRKALLLVAVVLAPFAFSGASWDATRGWISKWAMFVIALILSKLVLVVILLVAVTQVSAPIDGDLSNIADPLAGIVLMALAGFAPYMTYRFLSFIGFDLYNSMGTEQEAKSALNRPVPTPGKPQGGDPKKVLDDGGNGGGKKSGGAETGGGPNPKPTTPSSSAGSAGSGTGAGGSGGAAGGGAAAGAGGGAAAAGPIAAGVVLGAKAIKAAATAGPKAGQALAGQADQAASGAEQPGQAPVTPHAPPPSQPLPKTPNDSPPPPKPTKE, from the coding sequence ATGGGTGTGTGCGATATCCCCGTCATCTCCAGCGTCTGCGACGTGGCCGGTGAAGCCGCCGCGACCCTGATCTCGGCACCGTTCGACTGGCTCGCCTCCGCGATGGGAGCCGCCGCCGGCTGGATGTTCGAGGCCGTCTGGACGGTGTTCGACACCACCACGATGGTCGATGTCACCAGCAGCGAGTACGTGGCGGTCTACAACCTGATCTTCGGGATCGCGGTGTTCGTGATGCTGCTGTTCTTCTGTTTGCAGCTGATCACCGGAATGGTCCGCCGGGAACCCGCCGCTCTCTCCCGCGCCGCCCTGGGGCTGGCCAAGAGCGTCCTGGGTTCCTTCGTGGTCATCACCCTCGTCGCGCTGTTGCTGGAGATCACCGACCAACTCGCCATCGGCATCATCCAAGCAGGCGGTGAGACCACCGAGACGATGGGCGACAAGATCGCCATCCTCGTGGCCGGGTTGACCGCCCTGAACATCGGCGCGCCCGGGGTCGGCGCGATCCTGACGATCTTCCTCGCAGCCCTGGCTATCGCTGCCGCCGCGATCGTCTGGCTGTCCCTGCTGGTGCGCAAGGCCCTCCTGCTGGTGGCGGTGGTGCTGGCCCCCTTCGCGTTCTCCGGCGCCTCCTGGGACGCCACCCGCGGCTGGATCTCCAAATGGGCGATGTTCGTGATCGCGCTCATCCTCTCCAAGCTCGTACTGGTGGTGATCCTGCTAGTCGCCGTCACCCAGGTCTCGGCCCCCATCGACGGTGACCTGTCGAACATCGCCGACCCGCTGGCCGGGATCGTGCTGATGGCGCTGGCCGGGTTCGCCCCGTACATGACCTACCGGTTCCTGTCGTTCATCGGCTTCGACCTCTACAACTCGATGGGCACCGAACAGGAAGCCAAGAGCGCCCTCAACCGCCCCGTGCCGACACCCGGCAAGCCGCAGGGCGGCGACCCGAAGAAGGTCCTCGACGACGGCGGCAACGGAGGCGGCAAGAAGTCCGGCGGCGCAGAGACGGGCGGTGGCCCGAACCCGAAGCCGACAACCCCGTCGTCCTCAGCGGGCAGCGCAGGCTCTGGGACAGGCGCGGGCGGGTCTGGCGGAGCCGCCGGTGGCGGTGCGGCAGCCGGTGCCGGTGGTGGTGCGGCAGCGGCGGGGCCGATCGCTGCCGGGGTGGTGCTCGGAGCCAAGGCGATCAAGGCAGCCGCCACCGCCGGCCCGAAAGCGGGCCAGGCGCTCGCCGGTCAAGCCGACCAAGCGGCCTCCGGTGCCGAGCAGCCGGGGCAGGCGCCGGTCACCCCACACGCGCCGCCGCCCTCGCAGCCGCTGCCGAAGACCCCGAACGATTCCCCGCCACCGCCGAAGCCGACCAAGGAGTGA
- a CDS encoding M23 family metallopeptidase, giving the protein MTMKKAGLALALLLMLGPFIGLVGIGVLMNPAANAACTIDGTGITVGNVPDSLTVTTANGETFTLNRQQLTHAATIIEIGSGIEGVGRDGIQIALMAALTESTLRMLSNTSAYPESADYPNDGDGSDHDSLGLFQMRPASGWGTVADLMDPTYQARAFYGGPTGPNHPSPRGLLDIPGWQQMSKGEAAQAVEVSAYPDRYNNYEPVALTILTTLTGSGGPVTASHAAQPVTVASEVTETTRVVFPLPEGTWVATSPFGPRIHPITGEESFHTGADFAAPDGTPILAAASGTVTVAEFSGGYGGLVVIEHRIGGQTVATAYAHSWQHGIHVSAGDQVVAGQHIADVGSSGMSTGPHLHFEVRDGGTNGEYIDPAAWLNQHNAADLPEAELGPPDGCENTTSLAGDPAPFGGDDPNRMVDDPTSTGQITARMLHLYEETIAAFPDTGWGCYSPRPGTQSEHPVGRACDLTFGNAIGQYPTAEQLAYGWQVTEWMQTHAERLGVEYLIWQGKIWSLSRDSEGWRPYNGGGMHDPGNVTGGHYDHLHVTVG; this is encoded by the coding sequence ATGACGATGAAGAAGGCAGGCCTCGCGCTCGCACTGCTGCTCATGCTCGGCCCGTTCATCGGCCTGGTCGGGATCGGCGTGCTGATGAACCCGGCAGCGAACGCCGCGTGCACCATCGACGGCACCGGCATCACAGTCGGGAACGTGCCGGACTCGTTGACCGTCACCACCGCGAACGGTGAGACCTTCACGCTGAACCGGCAGCAACTCACGCACGCGGCCACCATCATCGAGATCGGCTCGGGCATCGAGGGGGTGGGGCGCGACGGCATCCAGATCGCGCTGATGGCCGCGCTGACCGAATCCACGTTGCGGATGCTGTCGAACACCTCCGCCTACCCCGAGTCCGCCGACTACCCGAACGACGGCGACGGCTCCGACCACGACTCGCTCGGCCTGTTCCAGATGCGCCCGGCCTCGGGGTGGGGAACGGTCGCCGACCTCATGGACCCCACCTATCAGGCGCGGGCGTTCTACGGCGGCCCGACCGGCCCCAACCACCCGTCGCCGCGCGGCCTGCTCGACATTCCCGGCTGGCAGCAGATGAGCAAAGGCGAGGCGGCCCAAGCCGTCGAGGTCAGCGCCTACCCCGACCGGTACAACAACTACGAGCCGGTCGCGCTGACCATTCTCACTACGCTCACCGGCTCCGGCGGCCCCGTCACGGCCAGCCACGCAGCGCAGCCGGTCACGGTCGCCTCGGAGGTCACCGAGACCACACGGGTGGTGTTCCCGCTGCCGGAGGGCACCTGGGTCGCCACGTCTCCGTTCGGGCCGCGTATCCACCCGATCACCGGCGAGGAGTCCTTCCACACTGGCGCGGACTTCGCCGCCCCGGACGGCACCCCGATCCTCGCCGCCGCCTCCGGCACGGTCACGGTCGCGGAGTTCTCCGGCGGCTACGGGGGCCTGGTCGTCATCGAGCACCGCATTGGCGGGCAGACGGTCGCCACCGCCTACGCGCACTCCTGGCAGCACGGCATCCACGTCTCCGCAGGCGATCAGGTGGTGGCCGGGCAGCACATCGCCGACGTCGGCTCCAGTGGCATGTCCACCGGCCCGCATCTGCATTTCGAGGTCCGTGACGGTGGCACGAACGGCGAGTACATCGACCCCGCCGCGTGGCTGAACCAGCACAACGCCGCTGACCTCCCCGAAGCCGAGCTCGGGCCACCCGACGGCTGCGAGAACACCACCAGCCTGGCCGGTGACCCGGCCCCGTTCGGCGGCGACGACCCGAACCGGATGGTGGACGACCCGACCTCGACCGGGCAGATCACCGCCCGGATGTTGCACCTGTACGAGGAGACCATCGCCGCGTTCCCCGACACCGGCTGGGGCTGCTACTCGCCCCGCCCGGGCACCCAGTCAGAGCATCCCGTCGGCAGGGCGTGCGACCTGACCTTCGGCAACGCGATCGGTCAATACCCGACTGCCGAGCAGCTGGCCTACGGCTGGCAGGTCACCGAGTGGATGCAGACCCACGCCGAGAGGCTCGGGGTGGAGTACCTGATCTGGCAGGGCAAGATCTGGTCGCTCTCCCGCGACTCCGAGGGCTGGCGGCCCTACAACGGGGGCGGGATGCACGACCCCGGCAACGTGACCGGAGGGCACTACGACCACCTCCACGTCACGGTCGGATAG
- a CDS encoding SCO6880 family protein: MSSTETAHERGGELVPVKFSRLTRRGILLGLSLSQLITLGVGGASLVAAFYGGGGALFAITAPIWVLAAAITWIPVAGRPLVEWLPVTCWWLWRTTGGQLAYRRRIVTPRPAGTLALPGDMARLREYTDPETGAGMVHDPTAGTLTVVTEISHPAFILLDPGEQERRVTAWGRVLATVCRSGRIATLQVLERTLPDSGQGLAEWWATHGTADGSWAATTYQELIDRAGPAGERHATTLSLSLDMRAAARQIRTAGGGIKGAAAVLRQEMSTFSAALRSADLTSKGWLGTGQIAVILRSAYDPAIAATLERHGELGHDLATAGPVAVTESWGHLRSDSAYHCVVWISEWPRSMVHPGFLSPVLLSSGIHRSFSLLCTPLRTDQAARDIRRKKTEYISDAAQRARIGQIEDASQTAEYHDVLQQEADLTAGHGVLRYTGLISVSADSLPELEAAVAAIEQAAIQASCETRVLVGQQAQAFTAAALPLCRKV, encoded by the coding sequence ATGTCCAGCACTGAAACGGCCCACGAGCGCGGCGGCGAGTTGGTGCCCGTGAAGTTCAGCCGACTCACCCGCAGAGGGATCCTGCTCGGCCTGTCGCTATCGCAGCTGATCACCCTCGGCGTCGGCGGGGCGAGTCTGGTGGCCGCGTTCTACGGAGGCGGGGGTGCCCTGTTCGCCATCACCGCGCCGATCTGGGTGCTCGCCGCCGCGATCACTTGGATTCCGGTCGCGGGCCGCCCGCTGGTCGAATGGCTGCCCGTTACCTGCTGGTGGCTGTGGCGCACCACCGGCGGGCAACTCGCCTACCGACGCAGGATCGTCACCCCACGCCCTGCCGGGACGCTCGCGCTGCCCGGCGACATGGCGAGGCTGCGCGAGTACACCGACCCCGAGACCGGGGCCGGAATGGTGCACGACCCCACAGCCGGAACACTCACCGTCGTCACCGAGATCAGCCATCCCGCGTTCATCCTGCTCGACCCCGGCGAGCAGGAACGCCGCGTCACCGCGTGGGGCCGAGTGCTGGCCACCGTGTGCCGTTCGGGACGTATCGCCACGCTGCAAGTGCTGGAACGGACGCTGCCAGACTCTGGGCAAGGCCTGGCCGAATGGTGGGCCACGCACGGCACCGCCGACGGCTCGTGGGCGGCGACGACCTATCAAGAGCTGATCGACCGAGCCGGGCCCGCCGGGGAACGCCACGCGACCACCCTGTCTCTGAGCCTGGACATGCGTGCTGCGGCCCGCCAGATCCGCACCGCGGGCGGCGGCATCAAGGGCGCAGCCGCCGTGCTGCGACAGGAGATGAGCACCTTCTCGGCGGCCCTGCGCTCAGCAGACCTGACCAGCAAAGGCTGGCTCGGCACCGGGCAGATCGCGGTCATCCTGCGCTCGGCGTATGACCCGGCGATCGCCGCGACACTGGAACGCCACGGCGAACTCGGGCACGACCTCGCCACCGCCGGGCCGGTCGCGGTCACCGAGTCGTGGGGGCATCTGCGCAGCGACTCGGCCTACCACTGCGTCGTGTGGATCTCGGAGTGGCCGCGCTCGATGGTGCATCCGGGATTCCTCTCGCCCGTGCTGCTCAGTAGTGGCATTCACCGTAGCTTCTCGCTGCTCTGCACGCCGCTGCGCACCGATCAGGCTGCCCGCGACATTCGCCGCAAGAAGACCGAGTACATCTCCGACGCTGCCCAGCGGGCCCGGATCGGGCAGATCGAGGACGCCTCGCAGACCGCCGAGTACCACGACGTGCTGCAGCAGGAAGCCGACCTGACCGCCGGACACGGCGTGCTGCGTTACACCGGCCTGATCTCCGTGTCCGCCGACTCGCTCCCCGAACTGGAGGCGGCGGTCGCGGCGATCGAGCAGGCCGCGATTCAAGCCTCGTGTGAGACCCGCGTGCTGGTCGGCCAACAGGCCCAGGCGTTCACGGCCGCCGCGCTGCCGCTGTGTCGCAAGGTCTGA
- a CDS encoding ParB N-terminal domain-containing protein, whose protein sequence is MSRHTGHIELDRTVDSIIVGNRHRTDLGDLTALAESIERDGLLQPLTVTIDGVLVCGARRLAAIKQLGWRTVGVWVRSGISDRLGHLLAEQDDNMLHKDLTPIEATALYRELKALIAEDAARNEATTRFSAEHQPRWNGLAKFASPLDSPVGDSRRQAAAMIPGGASHTTLEKIDYLHRITEDPDSPPVLRAQAREELDRINAGGPVHPAYERIRAVLAEASSQKPDLEAAARQALARARAAQSKPDPPTSTEESTPVRWPVRAFVATWTELTDWWTHYDAELLASELTDEQIASFVATAEGTSTFADELRTARQSLSTPRRHLRAL, encoded by the coding sequence ATGAGCAGGCACACCGGGCACATCGAACTGGACCGCACCGTCGACTCGATCATCGTCGGCAACCGCCACCGCACCGACCTGGGCGACCTGACCGCGCTGGCCGAGTCCATCGAACGCGACGGGCTCCTGCAACCGCTCACGGTCACCATCGACGGGGTGTTGGTGTGTGGTGCGCGGCGGCTGGCGGCGATCAAACAGTTGGGCTGGCGCACGGTGGGCGTGTGGGTGCGCTCGGGCATCTCGGACAGGCTCGGGCACCTGTTGGCCGAGCAGGACGACAACATGCTCCATAAGGACCTCACCCCGATCGAGGCCACTGCCCTGTATCGAGAGCTGAAAGCGCTCATCGCGGAGGACGCCGCCCGCAATGAGGCGACGACCCGGTTCTCCGCGGAGCATCAACCGCGGTGGAACGGGCTCGCAAAGTTTGCGAGCCCGTTGGACAGTCCTGTCGGTGACTCTCGGCGGCAGGCGGCAGCGATGATTCCCGGTGGTGCTTCGCACACCACGCTGGAGAAGATCGACTACCTGCACCGGATCACCGAGGACCCTGACTCGCCTCCTGTGCTGCGCGCACAGGCTCGTGAGGAACTCGACCGGATCAATGCCGGTGGCCCCGTGCACCCCGCCTACGAACGCATCCGCGCCGTGCTCGCCGAAGCGAGCAGCCAGAAGCCTGACCTGGAGGCGGCCGCGCGTCAGGCCCTCGCCCGTGCCCGCGCCGCGCAGAGCAAGCCCGACCCGCCCACATCGACGGAGGAAAGCACGCCCGTGAGGTGGCCGGTGCGCGCGTTCGTCGCCACCTGGACGGAACTTACCGACTGGTGGACGCACTACGACGCCGAGCTGCTGGCCTCCGAGCTGACCGATGAGCAGATCGCTTCGTTCGTGGCCACCGCTGAGGGCACCAGCACCTTCGCCGACGAGCTGCGCACCGCACGGCAGTCGCTGAGCACCCCGCGCAGGCACCTGCGGGCGCTCTGA
- a CDS encoding DUF6112 family protein gives MIDIDPNSSGLPGIEQLRIIVGAVMTVGLILSVLALIVSAIIWAYGANSSNPHLAGRGKIGVLISCGAAVVCGASVTLINFFWGVGQAV, from the coding sequence GTGATCGACATCGACCCCAACTCCAGCGGCCTGCCCGGTATCGAGCAGCTGCGCATCATCGTCGGCGCAGTCATGACCGTCGGGCTCATCCTGTCCGTGCTGGCGCTGATCGTCTCGGCGATCATCTGGGCTTACGGCGCGAACTCGTCCAACCCGCATCTGGCGGGCAGGGGCAAGATCGGCGTCTTGATCTCCTGCGGAGCCGCCGTCGTCTGTGGCGCATCGGTGACGCTCATCAACTTCTTCTGGGGCGTCGGCCAAGCCGTCTGA
- a CDS encoding type IV secretory system conjugative DNA transfer family protein: protein MSGSAPSRQSGSFGDELTNAAMIALIGVFALALLLRGAGSVAAFLTGTAQPAAGPAAGVGVLFNPGDPATALEADGLNVVAYWIVAAVLLGLLAGAITWVRTLLRRQSRKSATDPHRLPGTATKHDVAQAASTKALMKRAGNLRPSLERPAPADVGYRIGTARGLEVWASVEDSVLVIGPPRSGKSLQVLVPSILDAPGGVVATSTRPDNLTASLRARQRIGPTAVFDPQHLAEGIPAGLRWSPIRGCEDPLTAMIRATGLASATGLSSGGVEGGGFWEGKTRSALQALLHAAAIDHRPPAELFRWTLDPTAAADAVAILANSPRAAGGWAESLEAMIDADPRTRDSIWQGVSLSLSALADPRVLDAVSPGEGEDFDPEQFIAERGTLYLLATGAGAGASAALVAAFVEDLVEAARRVAARSPGARLDPPLLLALDEIANLSPLPSLPTLMSEGGGTGITAMPVLQSLAQARDRWSENQANAIWDAAITKIVLGGASNSRDLQDLSALIGERDEYTDSTTIGDHGTRSNQRSIRRVPIMPPERIRTLPFGTAVTLLRSAPPIITDLRAWTKRDDGDRLKSDRAEIEALLQRGTHGT, encoded by the coding sequence ATGAGCGGCTCTGCGCCGAGTAGGCAGTCCGGGTCCTTCGGGGACGAGTTGACCAACGCCGCCATGATCGCCCTGATCGGGGTGTTCGCGCTCGCGCTCCTGCTGCGCGGGGCCGGGTCGGTCGCGGCGTTCCTCACCGGAACCGCCCAACCCGCTGCCGGTCCTGCCGCAGGGGTCGGAGTGCTGTTCAACCCCGGCGACCCAGCGACCGCGCTGGAGGCAGACGGCCTGAATGTCGTTGCCTACTGGATCGTCGCCGCAGTCCTGCTCGGCCTGCTGGCTGGGGCGATCACCTGGGTCCGGACGCTGCTGCGCCGTCAGTCACGCAAGAGTGCGACCGACCCGCACCGGCTTCCCGGCACAGCCACGAAACACGACGTCGCCCAGGCCGCCTCCACCAAGGCGCTGATGAAGCGGGCCGGGAACCTCCGTCCCTCGCTGGAGCGCCCGGCACCGGCCGATGTGGGCTACCGGATCGGCACCGCGCGCGGGCTGGAGGTGTGGGCCAGCGTCGAGGACTCGGTGCTGGTCATCGGCCCGCCGAGAAGCGGCAAGTCTCTCCAGGTCCTCGTGCCGTCGATCTTGGACGCCCCCGGCGGGGTGGTGGCGACCTCGACCCGGCCGGACAACCTCACCGCGAGCCTGCGGGCGAGGCAGCGGATCGGCCCGACCGCGGTGTTCGATCCCCAGCATCTGGCCGAGGGCATCCCGGCCGGGCTGCGCTGGTCACCGATCAGAGGCTGCGAGGACCCGCTGACGGCGATGATCCGCGCCACCGGCCTCGCCTCGGCCACCGGCCTGTCCTCGGGCGGCGTGGAGGGCGGCGGGTTCTGGGAGGGCAAGACCCGTTCGGCGTTGCAGGCGCTGCTGCATGCCGCTGCGATCGACCACCGGCCGCCCGCGGAGTTGTTCCGGTGGACGCTCGACCCGACCGCTGCTGCCGATGCGGTGGCGATCCTCGCGAACAGCCCGCGGGCGGCGGGCGGGTGGGCTGAGTCGCTGGAGGCGATGATCGACGCCGACCCGCGCACCCGCGATTCCATCTGGCAAGGCGTCTCCCTCTCCCTGAGCGCCCTAGCTGACCCGCGCGTGCTGGATGCGGTCTCACCGGGTGAGGGTGAGGACTTCGACCCGGAGCAGTTCATCGCCGAACGGGGCACCCTGTACCTGCTGGCCACCGGCGCGGGAGCCGGAGCTTCTGCGGCACTCGTGGCCGCGTTCGTGGAAGACCTCGTGGAAGCCGCCCGCCGTGTCGCTGCCCGCTCACCGGGTGCCCGCCTCGACCCGCCGCTGCTGCTGGCGTTGGATGAGATCGCCAACCTCAGCCCGCTCCCGTCGCTGCCGACGCTGATGTCGGAGGGCGGCGGCACCGGGATCACCGCAATGCCGGTGCTCCAGTCGCTCGCGCAGGCCAGGGACCGGTGGAGCGAGAACCAGGCGAACGCGATCTGGGACGCCGCAATCACCAAGATCGTCCTCGGCGGGGCATCCAACAGCCGGGATCTGCAAGACCTCTCCGCGTTGATCGGGGAACGCGACGAGTACACCGATTCGACGACGATCGGTGATCACGGCACCCGGTCGAACCAGCGCTCGATCCGGCGCGTGCCGATCATGCCGCCCGAACGCATCCGAACGTTGCCGTTCGGCACCGCGGTCACGCTGCTGCGCTCGGCCCCGCCGATCATCACCGACCTGCGGGCCTGGACGAAGCGAGACGACGGCGACCGACTGAAGTCCGACCGCGCCGAGATCGAGGCGCTGCTGCAACGGGGCACGCATGGCACCTGA
- a CDS encoding VirB4 family type IV secretion system protein: MSPREEEKLHASVLVAPAKERRRYRKQRHQAANQLHHEQRQRKIAETKARAEAEKAERAARQYLPAAGEPGPAMLRTPGRFHLPRHQDTSATLSGAYPFVAEGGLGSSGVFVGQDLYSGGSFVYDPWVLYANGIITAPNIVLAGIVGSGKSSLAKSLYTRSLPFGRRVYVPGDPKGEHTAVAEAVGGRAIALGHGMANRLNPLDEGYRPTGFTDAEWESTVAARRRDLIGALAEVVLGRALTPLEHTAIDTALTATVRENSVPILPMVVERILNPADDTDGRLAEDGRIVGHALRRLVAGDLAGLFDGPSTVRFDPTLPMISLDLSRVTENSTLISALMTCCSAWMESALLDPAGGQRWVIYDEAWRLMSHPSLLKRMDAHWRLARHYGIANALIFHKLTDLENVGDSGSAMRSLANSLLANAETRIIYRQESDQLGATAKTLGLTATERKLLPSLGVGQGLWRIKERSFVVQAQLHPAELELFDTSARASGLAPDGSTP, translated from the coding sequence ATGAGCCCGCGGGAGGAGGAGAAGCTGCACGCCTCGGTACTGGTCGCCCCCGCGAAAGAGCGACGACGCTACCGCAAGCAGCGCCACCAGGCCGCGAACCAGCTGCACCACGAACAGCGGCAGCGGAAGATCGCGGAGACCAAGGCCCGCGCCGAAGCGGAGAAGGCCGAGCGCGCCGCCCGCCAGTATCTGCCCGCCGCGGGCGAACCCGGACCGGCGATGCTGCGCACCCCGGGACGCTTCCACCTGCCCCGGCACCAAGACACCTCCGCCACCTTGTCGGGCGCGTACCCGTTCGTCGCCGAGGGCGGCCTCGGCTCCTCCGGCGTGTTCGTCGGCCAGGACCTCTACTCCGGCGGCAGCTTCGTCTACGACCCCTGGGTGCTCTACGCCAACGGCATCATCACCGCACCCAACATCGTCCTGGCCGGGATTGTCGGCTCCGGCAAGTCCTCGCTCGCCAAGTCCCTCTACACCCGCAGCCTGCCGTTCGGACGACGCGTCTACGTGCCCGGCGACCCGAAAGGGGAACACACCGCCGTCGCCGAAGCTGTCGGAGGCCGGGCCATCGCACTCGGGCACGGCATGGCCAACAGGCTCAACCCCTTGGACGAGGGCTACCGGCCCACGGGCTTCACCGACGCCGAGTGGGAGAGCACCGTGGCCGCGCGTCGCCGCGACCTGATCGGGGCGCTGGCCGAGGTCGTCCTGGGTCGTGCGCTGACGCCGCTGGAGCACACCGCAATCGATACCGCGCTGACCGCGACGGTGCGGGAGAACTCGGTGCCGATCCTGCCGATGGTCGTCGAGCGCATCCTCAATCCTGCTGATGACACCGACGGCAGGCTGGCCGAGGACGGCCGCATCGTCGGCCATGCGCTGCGCAGGCTGGTTGCCGGAGACCTCGCCGGGCTGTTCGACGGCCCGTCCACGGTGCGGTTCGATCCGACACTGCCGATGATCAGCCTCGACCTGTCCCGGGTCACCGAGAACTCGACACTGATCAGTGCGCTGATGACGTGCTGCTCGGCGTGGATGGAGTCAGCGCTGCTGGACCCGGCAGGCGGGCAGCGGTGGGTGATCTATGACGAAGCCTGGAGGCTCATGTCGCACCCGTCGCTGCTCAAGCGGATGGACGCGCACTGGCGACTCGCCCGGCACTACGGCATCGCCAACGCCCTCATCTTCCACAAACTCACCGACCTGGAGAACGTCGGCGACTCCGGCAGCGCCATGCGCTCGCTCGCCAACAGCCTCCTCGCCAACGCCGAGACCCGCATCATCTACCGGCAAGAGTCCGACCAGCTGGGCGCCACCGCCAAGACGCTCGGCCTGACCGCCACCGAACGCAAGCTGTTGCCCTCGCTCGGGGTTGGGCAGGGTCTGTGGCGCATCAAGGAGCGCAGTTTCGTCGTGCAGGCACAACTGCATCCTGCTGAGTTGGAATTGTTCGACACGAGCGCTCGGGCATCGGGTCTGGCTCCCGATGGGAGTACCCCGTGA
- a CDS encoding DUF2637 domain-containing protein has product MLIGIGAFWLSFMALADLAARSGIAAGQAWIWPLLVDGLIVVSTIAVVALDGRSGAWYPWALLICGALVSVAANALHAIVAAETSVPSVLAATVAAVPPLVLLASTHLTVVLTRSTSTPSSTTGKSPELPAVTESEPESAIGPEQDPAPEPESEVVLGRRERAVRLREAGWSNKAIADELGVHASTVGRWFTPPVEEPETTTEMETT; this is encoded by the coding sequence GTGCTGATCGGTATCGGCGCGTTCTGGTTGTCGTTCATGGCGCTGGCCGACCTCGCGGCCCGGTCGGGCATCGCAGCAGGGCAGGCGTGGATCTGGCCGCTGCTGGTCGACGGCCTGATCGTGGTCTCCACCATCGCGGTCGTCGCCCTCGATGGACGCTCTGGTGCGTGGTATCCGTGGGCGCTGCTGATCTGCGGGGCGCTGGTGTCGGTCGCCGCGAACGCCCTGCACGCGATCGTCGCAGCCGAGACAAGCGTTCCCAGTGTGCTCGCGGCGACCGTGGCGGCGGTGCCGCCACTGGTGCTGCTGGCCAGCACGCACCTCACCGTCGTCTTGACCCGCTCGACCTCCACCCCGTCCAGCACGACGGGAAAGTCGCCCGAGCTGCCCGCCGTGACCGAATCCGAGCCGGAATCGGCAATCGGTCCAGAACAGGATCCAGCCCCCGAGCCGGAGTCCGAGGTGGTGCTCGGTCGGCGTGAACGCGCCGTCCGGTTGCGGGAGGCGGGCTGGTCGAACAAGGCAATCGCCGACGAACTCGGCGTGCACGCCTCGACTGTGGGGCGCTGGTTCACCCCGCCGGTCGAGGAACCGGAAACCACAACAGAGATGGAGACAACATGA